The Synechococcus sp. WH 8101 sequence GAGAAGCGGTTGACCGGGCATGGCAGCGCAGCACCAGGGACACAGATGGTGGTCATGGTGGCCCCTGGCGTGAGGCTGGCGGGCTGAAGCGGTCGAGAATGCCGCCCAGTTCAGCAGTGCCGGCCGGGCCGTCGATGGCGAGATCCCTCAAACGCATCGCCCTCGTGGTGACCTACGGCACCATGCTCAGCAAGCTGGGCGGTCTCGTGCGGCAGCTGGTGATCGCCGCCGCCTTCGGCGTCGGGGCCGCCTACGACGCCTACAACTACGCCTATGTGTTGCCGGGATTTCTGCTGATCCTGCTCGGTGGCATCAATGGCCCGTTTCACAGCGCCATGGTGAGTGTGCTCAGCCGCCGGCCGCGGCAGGAGGGGGCCCACATCCTCGCCACCCTCAACACGATGGTGAGTGCGCTGTTGCTGGTGGTCACGCTGCTGCTGGTGCTGGCGGCCGACCCCCTGATCACGCTGGTGGGGCCGGGGTTGAGTGCTGAGCTGCACCACAACGCCGTGCTGCAGCTCCAGGTGATGGCTCCGATGGCGTTGCTGGCTGGATTGATCGGTCTCGGTTTCGGTTCTCTCAATGCCGCCGATGAGTTCTGGATCCCGGCGATCTCACCGCTGATGTCGAGCCTGGCCCTGATCCTTGGGGTCGGTGTGTTGTGGTGGCAGCTCGGTGATGCGATCGCCACGCCGGCCTTCGCGATCCAGGGCGGTGTGGTGCTGGCGCTCGCCACTTTGGTGGGGGCCCTGCTGCAGTGGCTCCTGCAGCTGCCGGCCCTCGCCCGTCAGGGTCTGGCACGGTTGCGTTTCGTTTGGGATTGGCGCCACCCGGGAGTTCAGGAGGTGTGGCGTGTGATGGGGCCGGCCACCCTCTCTTCAGGGATGTTGCAGATCAATGTGTTCACCGATCTGTTCTTCGCTTCCGCCCTGGTGGGGGCTGCCGCTGGCCTGGGCTACGCCAATCTGCTTGTGCAGACCCCTCTGGGGCTGATCTCCAATGCCCTGTTGGTACCTCTGCTGCCCACCTTCTCCCGCCTGACGGCACCAGAGGATCGGCCGGCTCTGGTGGAACGGATTCGCCAGGGGTTGATGCTCTCGACTGCATCGATGCTGCCTCTGGGGGCCCTGTTCGTCGCCCTTGGGGGCCCGATTGTGGCGCTTGTCTACGAACGGGGGGCCTTTGATCAGCAGGCTGTGCAGCTGGTGACCGGGTTGCTGATGGCCTATGGCGTCGGCATGCCGGCCTATCTGGGCCGTGATGTGCTGGTGCGGGTGTTCTATGCCCTTGGCGATGGCACAACGCCGTTTCGGCTTTCCATGGCGGGGATCGGTCTGAATGTGCTCTTCGACTGGGTGCTGGTGGGAGGCCCGAGCCCCTGGGGGCCCCAGCTGCCCTTCAGCTTCGGCGCGCCAGGCCTGGTGCTCGCCACCGTGGCGATCAACCTGATCACCTGCACCGCCCTGTTGCTCGTGTTGCAGCGGCGCCTGGGTGGTCTGCCTCTGTTCGCCTGGGGCCGGGACGCCCTGGCCCTGGGCTTCGCAGCGGTGCTCGCCGGTGTGGCGGCCTGGGCGGTGAGCCTCGGCTGGGTCTGGGCTGCTGATGCGCCGGGGCGGATCCTGCAGGTGGGCGTCTCGGCCTCAGTGGGGCTGCTGGTTTTCGTGCTGGTTGGTCTGCGCAGTGGCGTGCCGGAGCTGGCGGATCTGGTGCGGGGGATTCGGCGTCGGATCAGCTCTCGCTGAGTCGCACGTTGCGTTCTTCGCGCACATGGATCGGCAGCTCGAGCTGCTGACGGCCCACCACCTGAGGCCCTTGAACCGAGAGAATCCGTGCCTCGATGCCGAAGTCGCGAAAGGCGGTTTCCAGCTCCTGGATCAGGGCTTTCTCCACCTGCGCCTCCGCATCCACCACCTTGCCGATCAGCCGCCCGCCAAGACGCCCGATCCGCTGCCGCACCACCTCGCGTGCGTTGGTGACCTCGATGATCAGCACAGGAACTCCGGAGGTGCTTGCAACCTTATCGGCAGTGCTCCTCGAGGATCTCCTCGAGATCACGAAGCTGCACAGCTGGAATCAGTCGTGCCAGGGGCAGCCGGGTGCTTCCGCCGGCGAGGGGAACCTGCACCGCCTCCAGGGCCTGGCGAGCGGCAACCGCCGCTCCCTGGTCGAGGCGGGCACTGCATTCAATCGCCAGGGCTTCCGCCAAACCGGCGTCACCCAGATAGAGATGCCAGTTGGCGATTTGCAGATAAAGCCGATCGCTGAGGCTGGTGGTCAGCTCGCGCAGATCGGCGGCATCGAGGCTCATCAGTCGTTCGGGGCGGAGGACGAGACACTGGCAGCCGCGTCGGATGCCGGGCGAAGCCGCAGCACCACGAGAAGGTGCGCGATCAGCAGCACCAGCCAGATCTCGGTGACAAGAGACAGATGCTGCCAAGGGTGACGCAGGCCCTGCACGAACCAGAGACCGCTGTTGACGGCAGCAAAGGCCATCCCATGCAGGGTCAGATTCACCACACGACTGAAGTGTCGGTAGGTCGGATCCGCCGGGTTGGCGGGGCCGTACCAGCGAATGGGCATGGACACCCGAGGGCTGCTCCCTGAATTCTCGCCCCCGGGCTGGCCTGGCCGCATCCCTGTGTCCTGGTTGACGAAGGGCACCTCGATAGGGTCAGATGGTTGGGCGTAAGCGCTTGTAGCTCAGCGGATTAGAGCATCTGACTACGGATCAGAGGGTCGGGAGTTCGAATCTCTCCAGGCGCGTTTCCCAACTGCCCACGGGCAGTTTTTTTTTGGCCATGCATCCACGCAGCGCTCGCTCGCGGTGTGTTGCGCCGGTGGCGCGGTCTGGCGCGGTTCTGTTGCTTACGATCAGTAGGCCGCCGGTTCGTGTCGATGTCTCAGCGCCTTTCCTCTGCCATCAATGCCGCCCTGGTGGATGTCGACCCCGCCATCTCCGGCCTGATCGGCAAGGAACGGGAGCGTCAGGAGACCCATCTGGAGCTGATTGCCTCAGAGAATTTCGCCTCCAGGGCTGTGATGGAAGCCCAGGGATCGGTGCTCACCAACAAATATGCGGAGGGCCTCCCCCACAAGCGCTACTACGGCGGTTGTGAGCACGTGGATGCGATCGAAGAGCTGGCGATCGCTCGCGCCAAAGAGCTTTTTGGTGCCGCCTGGGCCAACGTGCAGCCGCATAGCGGCGCTCAGGCCAACTTCGCCGTGTTCCTGGCCCTGCTCAAGCCCGGTGACACGATCATGGGCCTGGACCTCAGCCATGGCGGCCATTTGACCCATGGATCGCCGGTGAATGTCAGCGGCAAATGGTTCAACGTGGTGCAGTACGGGGTTGATCGCGACACCCAGCGCCTCGACATGGAGGCGATCCGCCAGCTGGCACTGGAGCATCGTCCGAAGTTGATCGTGTGCGGTTACTCCGCCTATCCCCGCACCATCGATTTTCAGGCCTTCCGCGCCATCGCTGATGAGGTGGGTGCCTATTTGATGGCCGACATGGCCCACATCGCTGGACTTGTGGCGGCCGGTGTGCATCCCAGCCCTGTGCCGGTCTGTGATGTGGTGACCACCACCACCCACAAGACCCTTCGCGGACCGCGGGGGGGACTCATTCTCTGCCGTGATGCCGACTTCGCACGCCAGTTCGACAAGGCGGTCTTCCCCGGCACGCAGGGCGGCCCTCTCGAGCATGTGATTGCCGCCAAAGCCGTGGCCTTCGGGGAAGCGTTGCAGCCCAGCTTCAAGACCTACGCCCAGCAGGTGGTGGCCAACGCCCAGGCTCTGGCGTCCCGGCTGCAAGAGCGGGGGATCGCCGTGGTGAGTGGTGGCACTGACAACCACGTGGTGCTGCTCGATCTGCGCAGCATCGGCATGACCGGCAAGGTCGCCGACCTCTTGGTGAGTGATGTGCACATCACCGCCAACAAGAACACGGTTCCCTTTGACCCAGAGTCACCTTTCGTGACCAGTGGCCTGCGTCTTGGCACAGCGGCGCTCACCACCCGTGGTTTTGATCAGGGCGCCTTCCAGATCGTGGCTGATGTGATCGCCGATCGTCTGCTCCATCCCGAAGACGATGCGATGCAGGCCCGTTGCCTCGAACGCGTGCGTGATCTCTGCCAGCGCTTTCCCCTCTACGCCCCTTCCCCCGTGGCACCGGCGCTTGCCTGACTGTCCAATGCGTCTTGGTGCGTCGCATTAGGGCTGCCTAGGATTTTGAGTACTGACCCTTCGGGGTGGTCCCCTCCACGGAGTTCTCTGTGATCCTCGCGAGCAGCCCTCTGGCCGTGGCCGTGGCGAGCTTCGCTCTGGCTGCGGGGATCACCACCGTGATCGTGCCCCGGGTGCGCTCGTTAGGGCTGCGCTAC is a genomic window containing:
- a CDS encoding cytochrome-c oxidase — translated: MLIIEVTNAREVVRQRIGRLGGRLIGKVVDAEAQVEKALIQELETAFRDFGIEARILSVQGPQVVGRQQLELPIHVREERNVRLSES
- a CDS encoding DUF3181 family protein codes for the protein MSLDAADLRELTTSLSDRLYLQIANWHLYLGDAGLAEALAIECSARLDQGAAVAARQALEAVQVPLAGGSTRLPLARLIPAVQLRDLEEILEEHCR
- the murJ gene encoding murein biosynthesis integral membrane protein MurJ; translation: MARSLKRIALVVTYGTMLSKLGGLVRQLVIAAAFGVGAAYDAYNYAYVLPGFLLILLGGINGPFHSAMVSVLSRRPRQEGAHILATLNTMVSALLLVVTLLLVLAADPLITLVGPGLSAELHHNAVLQLQVMAPMALLAGLIGLGFGSLNAADEFWIPAISPLMSSLALILGVGVLWWQLGDAIATPAFAIQGGVVLALATLVGALLQWLLQLPALARQGLARLRFVWDWRHPGVQEVWRVMGPATLSSGMLQINVFTDLFFASALVGAAAGLGYANLLVQTPLGLISNALLVPLLPTFSRLTAPEDRPALVERIRQGLMLSTASMLPLGALFVALGGPIVALVYERGAFDQQAVQLVTGLLMAYGVGMPAYLGRDVLVRVFYALGDGTTPFRLSMAGIGLNVLFDWVLVGGPSPWGPQLPFSFGAPGLVLATVAINLITCTALLLVLQRRLGGLPLFAWGRDALALGFAAVLAGVAAWAVSLGWVWAADAPGRILQVGVSASVGLLVFVLVGLRSGVPELADLVRGIRRRISSR
- the glyA gene encoding serine hydroxymethyltransferase; protein product: MSQRLSSAINAALVDVDPAISGLIGKERERQETHLELIASENFASRAVMEAQGSVLTNKYAEGLPHKRYYGGCEHVDAIEELAIARAKELFGAAWANVQPHSGAQANFAVFLALLKPGDTIMGLDLSHGGHLTHGSPVNVSGKWFNVVQYGVDRDTQRLDMEAIRQLALEHRPKLIVCGYSAYPRTIDFQAFRAIADEVGAYLMADMAHIAGLVAAGVHPSPVPVCDVVTTTTHKTLRGPRGGLILCRDADFARQFDKAVFPGTQGGPLEHVIAAKAVAFGEALQPSFKTYAQQVVANAQALASRLQERGIAVVSGGTDNHVVLLDLRSIGMTGKVADLLVSDVHITANKNTVPFDPESPFVTSGLRLGTAALTTRGFDQGAFQIVADVIADRLLHPEDDAMQARCLERVRDLCQRFPLYAPSPVAPALA